The Arachis duranensis cultivar V14167 chromosome 2, aradu.V14167.gnm2.J7QH, whole genome shotgun sequence genome has a window encoding:
- the LOC107476075 gene encoding O-methyltransferase 1, chloroplastic-like, with product MQGFPMMTLANFEEVLSMLSSLAMEGSFFLGELPTFLSDAETEIKSNTKQWLDKLFMSNGFRVEMINHKGVSESSKEEFASAHYSNKLFVAEQLRLSDDQVRHLLFTTNLSFLGLTPSW from the exons ATGCAG GGGTTTCCTATGATGACATTGGCAAATTTTGAAGAAGTTTTGTCAATGTTAAGCAGTTTGGCCATGGAGGGAAGCTTTTTTCTGGGAGAGTTGCCTACATTTTTATCTGATGCAGAAACAGAAATCAAG TCCAACACAAAGCAATGGCTGGATAAACTATTCATGAGCAACGGCTTTCGTGTCGAAATGATTAATCATAAAGGAGTTTCTGAAAGTTCAAAAGAAGAATTTGCTTCAGCACATTACAGTAACAAGCTGTTTGTTGCTGAACAACTGCGACTTTCAGATGATCAGGTGAGACATCTTCTCTTCACTACAAATTTGTCTTTCCTTGGCCTCACTCCTTCTTGGTAA
- the LOC110278077 gene encoding poly [ADP-ribose] polymerase 2-like, which yields MAELLTAKYDADKLPEGKLTTKGVGGTSPDFSEAQALEDGVVVPLGNPKKNPSFKGSLLYNEYIVYNVEQIKMRYVVHVNFNFKPRH from the exons ATGGCTGAACTTCTAACAGCAAAGTATGATGCTGATAAGTTGCCTGAAGGAAAACTTAC AACAAAAGGAGTAGGAGGAACATCACCAGATTTTTCTGAAGCCCAGGCACTTGAGGACGGGGTCGTTGTTCCCCTAGGAAATCCCAAGAAAAATCCAAGCTTTAAG GGTTCTCTTTTGTACAATGAGTACATTGTTTATAATGTGGAACAAATTAAGATGCGCTATGTTGTTCATGTAAATTTCAACTTTAAGCCAAGACACTAA